The genomic interval GCCTTGCATCCACTCAGCAAATGAGGATGTAGAGAACTGTGAAACAGCTGAGAATAAAAAGTGAACTAAATATTCAGATCTGCAGAGTTCCATGTCGAGTTTGTTTCTACAAAATCAGCCGTTTCCATGTTGCCCTCCTGCCCTGCTGGTTGTGAAGGATCAACTGACCCGCTCCTTTATTAGCCAATCATCACATGCTTATAGAATGCCTCAGGGATTACCAGGGATAAAGACACATGGCAGAATGAGGCTTAGCTCACACAGCCTCCTGCATCCTGCTGCTGGCTTTTAAATGAATACCCTGTGCACAGTAAACAGCCATCTTTAATTATAACAGAAGCGCCGTGTCAGCACTCCTGCAGTAAGCTCCGAGACACAATAAATCACTTTGAGATCCTGTCTAATTGATAACAATGCAAAAAGTCAGCTCTTCTTCTGTTTACTTTTTCAAGCTGAATTTGTAGTGCCACTTTGTCTTTGGTAAAGGTCACATACTGTgttatacaaaatacactttaccatggttttctaacactaatatgtgtccttattctgtctacaaacccccccagtTATGAGataagtccatcctctccgtctgtTGCCTGcttaacttttcagaaaatgtgtgctcaaacaggccgtttgttttttttccctttgtgacatcacaaagggcagtaacccctccccaggttgtttgttctgccctctgagtctgccttctcactgtaaacaatcagGCATGTTGGAAGAATGCCTGAGCGACATCCTATTCCAGAAaaggggtgtggtcagacattgctcatttgcatttaaagctacagacacagaaacagtctgttgtgagcagggctgaaatagaggggtttatagacatgatcaaatataggatcagagtggatttaggacaagaaacttcacagacatgtaaTGCGGACCTCTGAGatgtatttaaacttgttgaaaacaGGTttaatatgtcacctttaaatgcTGATGTCAGGTTGAAGTCGTTTACCTTGTCACATGTTGCAGATATGCCAGTCTGTACTTCTGCTGTGCCATAGAGGACCAGGACAACGAGCTCATCACGCTGGAGATCATCCACAGATATGTGGAGCTGCTGGACAAATACTTTGGCAGTGTGAGTTTCTGCTGTCTGATCATTTCTTATTCCTCTACGTGTGGTGCATCTGTGCCATCGGTTAATGTTGTGCTCTTTTGATTTCTGGACAACAGGTGTGTGAGCTGGACATCATTTTCAACTTTGAGAAGGCTTATTTCATCCTGGATGAGTTCTTGTTGGGCGGCGAGGCTCAGGAAACGTCCAAAAAGAACGTATTAAAGGCCATCGAGCAGGCCGACTTACTGCAGGAGGTAAGGCTTTTAAATGATATCGATGTGGGAACAAAAGCAGTGTCATACTAATGAgttcctctctcctgctccggCATCATTAGTAATCTGCCCCCCACTCTCCACTGCAACACTGTCGACATTTGTGAAATTCAGATCAAAGCCagtttgaaagagagagagagagagcagtggatCAGAGTCTGAGGGATGAATTCACAAAGAGAGGACAGCACCATGACTTGCATACGTTATCTGCCCTGTCAAGTTCTAATTCACATAAGAGTTTTCACTACTGATATTACAGTAAAAACATGCTCAGTCAATGTCATTTGCccttttttacatgtttgattACATAATCCATGAAGCAAAGTGTAATGATGAGTTTACGCCAAGACAACACCAGACTGGTCACCAGTAGTTAAATCAAAAAGTGAGAACACCTTGACCGACAAAGCCTTCGCCTGGCTTCAATCACAGCTGCCATCAAGTCTGAGTGAGACACCTCTAACACATGTGCTTCAGTTACCAGCCACTTCCTGAAGATAATCTTGAGATGGTGTTTGTGAATGAGACTTCTTGCAGTCGGGCTTATTTGCATAGAAAGGAGTCAGTGTAACACCATATGTTGCATTAGTTGCTCATATATTAAAGTGCATATGGCACAGGAGCACTGAGAGATTATTTGCTCGGCAGGGCAGTTACTGATGCTTTCTTCTCGTAGCAGGTGCTTTGAGAAATAGACACTTTCTATTTTTCTGATTTTGCAGGTTGAGTTGCTACAAAACTCATTCTGTGCACTctctcatgtattttttttttttagtactgCTTACTCCCTTAAAGTTCTAATCCTTAAGAATTCAGCCCCGATGAATCTGGTAATGTCTGTGCTCACTCCTGGTAACAGAAAGAGGGgtttaatgtttacattttgtgttcacactacaCTTTGTGGCATTTAGTTTTTTATCCACAAATCCGATTTCCACCTCAGTCAGCGGTCACAATAATCTGACAGACATGCCTTGAATCTGAAGTATCAGCACTCTGAAACTGAGAGTTGCAAAAATTAAATCTGTTAGTTATCAGctgttaaattaattttaaataattttgatAATCCTTGAGTTAGTCTGAGTAAACAAGtccaattattatttattcaatgtgaatattttttaagtttctttccAACTCGATGTCAGTAATCTTTGGGTTTAAAACAGTGAAAGACATCTGAGagacttcaaacattttacagacCAAACAACTAATCAGTTGAttgataaaaatacaaatgtttcattGACTATAAAAATAGTCATAGTCCCAGCTCAAATTGTTGGGTTTGTGTAAGCACTAACTAACTCATATCTGACACACATTTGAAACATAATACAGTAGAATAATCAGTTAGAAAAGCTAGAAACACTTAAAAAGATGCTTCATCAACGTGTGTTAGGTCAGTTTAATTCAGCACACGAAAGGTGGACTCTTACACTTGGTACAGCTTCTGATTCCTCCTTTACTTCCGTCCTATTGATTTGTATGATGTGATTATTCTAGAGATTTATGCAACCTTTTTCCCCACAAATGTGTGTATTTAGATTTCTAAATTGTGATTGTTCCCTCCACTGGCTGCTCACTGCtttattgtctttcttttgatttgtttgaatCTTGATCTCTGCTGAtatgtccctctctcttttcctgtcTATTCTTCACCATTGTGATTTGCAGAATATAGACTTTCAGATGCGCCTGTTCTCAGGTATCGTTTGTTGAAGTCGAACTTAACCCTTGCTGTAGTGTTAGATCGGTAGATGACTAATAGATTCCCAAATAACCCTCAAGAGTCAGCTGAAACAACAAACCATTAGCAGCAATATTTTCAGAGTCAGGAGGACAACGTGGGAGATATTTAGttactggtttgtttttctgctttataTTAACCCTCTGATGTAATCCAATAAGTCTTCATCAGCAGCTCCTCTACATGATGGTTGAGACTAGAGGTACACTCTGTAGTCTACATCATAAAACATACTTGTATTTAATTAACATCTGCTGAAAAATTTAATAAAGAGCAGATATTGTGTTACAAGTTTCACTGAACTGTAACACTGACTAGTTTAATGGTTGAAGTGAGAGGAGCTCAGGTTTCAGCTCAGATACAAAGCCTCATTGTGTGCACTgctcagaccacacacacacacaccccccccccacacacacacacacacacccacacacagacacacacacacacacacagacacacacacacacagacattagcATTTCATATGCGTGGTGCTTGATTACAGTAGTTtacagaaggaaaacaaaacacagtgtcACTGCTCATATCGTAAAACTAAACCAAGAGCTTAAATGTATCAGGTATCTTTATTGTAGTAATTAAAGGGTGCTCCTGGTGACTATTTCTTTTACAATTATGGTGATTTTAATGACTAATACACACTAAAAGTTTTGGATTAGCTCCAGTAGACTTCTTCAGTTAGCAGCCACGGTACAGTCTTTAATGACACCTTTGGGGGCTGATGGGGGTCAGATCAGAGCAGATCCATtcaaagttcttgtttttttgtcactgacagacTCTGATTGTTATTGTCGGACAACAGCATGGAAGTGatctttacattaaaatattttttgtttaagaggaaaaaaacattctaaaCGGCCATGGTACCCCGTGCACACTCACAGCCTGTACGTTCAGGTGCGCACAGTTGCAGGAATataccatgaaaaataaatcacaacatagtggcacactgaaaataactaaCTAACAGAGTTAGGAAAATGATATTATTTTATCCACAAAGTCGTTCCATCCCTCTTTTCAAAGATACCACACTCCCCTGACTAAAACAGGAACATTGTCTTACAGAACACTGGAGTTGCACATCGTAATCTGAGTTTTATTTGAGTTACTTTTTAACGACTTTGGATTTTTAAATAGTTATCTTAAATCCAAGAGTAGACCATAAGACCATCAAGCGAACTTATCCAGAATTCggttactgaaacaaatgaatTCCTGAGTTCTGCGAGCTAAAGCTTCTGTTTTTGTCGATGGAGTCTGGTAGTTTTGAAGAGAGTAACTGCTGCTTGTGCTTTCAAAATTAGGTTCTCACCTAGACAAAAAAAtgatctctctatctctgtacAGATTCTCTTTGTTATTGTCAGTGtcttactactactactactactaaacTATTGGAGCAATTCCAAACGTTTTTTTGTACCCTTTTCTTTGTTGAGACcgtaaataaataagtaaagatTTCTCATTTAATGGAAATATTGAGTCTTACTAAAGGGGAGCCATTTGAACGAGTCACTGTTTAGAATCGATTTAGTCTATGAAAAGAAcacacatgtatttttaatgtgttttactcTGACAAGAGGCAAACACCTCGATACACACAGTACTGGAGTCACACAGGAGTGTTGTATGAACTCCTCAACATTTCATCACTTATCAAGCATAAGACCACAGCTAATGAGTGCTGGGAAGCAAAGTGAGGCCTGCTGACAAACCATTAACATCTGATGGATAAAGTCATGTGAACCGTACAGATAGACCAATATTGGTTCTCTGGATGTTCAAAGACTTCAGGCAAACACTCCCGGACTTTAGTTTAATGTCATTATGTATattttgaagatgaaaaataaCCAATAATGATTCAAAGTAACAGATGTAGTGCAGAACAAATCTAAATGAGaaaactgtgttttaaatcagtggttctcaactggtctaacctcaggacccaccaccagctcCTTCATGAAAAGTCTTGATCCaaattttctgatatttttcaaccaatcagatttgttgCAGTTTTGACCTCAGACTCTAAACACGagagaacaaagaaacaagacaaaacaaacatgttccaAAAGCGCCTCATGTTGACTTATGTTGACATATGTTTTCCAGGTACACATTAGctacccactgaaaatggcgctgcgacccacttttgggtcccaacccaccagttgagaaacactggttTAAATGTACCTTGAATATCTAAAACATGATGTGCTTCAGGTTTATTTTGCACATTCTCTGACAAAGTGATTCTGAAATAAGCCAACATTAGCCATGATAGTAGCTGTGTAGCTGCTCATTGATTATCAGACAGATGGACCATCAGGTATCTGTACTCTAGAGacctaatctaatctaatctactCTAATCTACTCTAATAAAACACCAGAGTGacaaaaagaaatgtagaaaatagACAAGATGTGTCAGACTTTTGAAAAGGCATACAGAAGATATTTGGAGTTTAATGATGAGAGGTAAAGTCGTTGTTGTCAGAGTTGACTTTTTAGGGACACATTTGGAGGAGTGCCTCTGGTTTTAAAGCATTAGagcaacagagtgaagtaattACACAGAAAACATACCACAGGGGATTGGACTGCAGTCATTTTAATAAGcctttaatgaaacatttgtcAGGAGCTGGACATTACTTTGGTGCCAGTGAGCAGATGgtcttttaaaataacaaagtcTCAGAGGATCTCCTGcccagctcagctcagctctgtAAGACCTCCGAGGTGAACTCAGATCAGACGTCCTCATAAAGAGGGTGTTGTTACAGTGATGGAGGCTCCCCCAGCTCGTATACTGTAGACATGTAGATACTGTAGAGTCACCCTGAGAAACCAGTGCTGCTTTGTTCCGTTtgctcacttttaaaaaaaatgtttgcctcCCAGGTGTGATGGTCCCAAACATGGTCTCTGAGTCTTCTGGTCTTTTCCAGACCAGCTGAGGTGATTTCTCTTGTGTCTGTGGATTCACTGATAGAGCCCTGTAGTCATAACGTGTCCCAGTCGTCTGCATCAGTCTGTGTGTAGCTCAGATCCTGCTGGTAAAGACCGTGTTCCTGCCCTCATGTCTCTAGTTAGTCCCTCCACTGTTGACCATACATGTTTGTATTGAAGAGAACGTGTGTCTTAGTCTATTAGTCTTGGTTTGTCATTCATGTGTATCATTTCATTGTCACCGTCATCTCTACCTGatgctctttgtgttttatattattacatttctGCAGGTTGTATGATAGATACTTTGACTCTGAGCCCTTTAAGCTtgtcaaaatatgtttt from Labrus mixtus chromosome 3, fLabMix1.1, whole genome shotgun sequence carries:
- the LOC132956412 gene encoding AP-1 complex subunit sigma-2 isoform X1 codes for the protein MQSGRVCLREALEAHFFRGEFSVFIKMQFMLLFSRQGKLRLQKWYVPLSDKEKKKITRELVQTVLARKPKMCSFLEWRDLKIVYKRYASLYFCCAIEDQDNELITLEIIHRYVELLDKYFGSVCELDIIFNFEKAYFILDEFLLGGEAQETSKKNVLKAIEQADLLQENIDFQMRLFSGVMVPNMVSESSGLFQTS
- the LOC132956412 gene encoding AP-1 complex subunit sigma-2 isoform X3, whose product is MQSGRVCLREALEAHFFRGEFSVFIKMQFMLLFSRQGKLRLQKWYVPLSDKEKKKITRELVQTVLARKPKMCSFLEWRDLKIVYKRYASLYFCCAIEDQDNELITLEIIHRYVELLDKYFGSVCELDIIFNFEKAYFILDEFLLGGEAQETSKKNVLKAIEQADLLQENIDFQMRLFSAPS